AACCACTTCCCTTGAAAAAATCCTCCCAAACCAATAGAGGGAGTGGACTCAGTAAAAAAGTTTGACATCATCTgatgacgtagaacacggaagctctgcactgcgttcactacgtcaactgggTATGGCAATTgttaaagtagttatttttgttttgtcagaTCATCTTttgtttcatcaaaaataccttaatttgtgttccgaaaatgaacgtaGGACTAAcgggtttggagcaacatgagggtgagtacataatgagtttcatttttgggtgaacccttaaattctgaaaaattcaaacaatatgAAAATTACAATTGTGGCTTGCTGTCAGACAGTATAGATCTCAAAGGACATTTCATTACATTCATCCACACAAAGAATGTTCTTGTTGCCATTTTTTTTACCATGCTGTTATGATCCCTGACACAACAATGGTGATATTTCTTAATTACTCTCATTCATTTTTCGATGAGTTAGTGTTTTTGGTGAATACAAAATTtcttgaaaaagaaagaaacaaaagaatTCTGGAACAAAATCTTTATGGGTGAGCttatgccaaaaaaataaacaaacttcCCTATgaatcaaaataaaagaaacaaaacatacaataaCATAACTCCTTATCTACCCAGTAAACAGGAGAAAAATAATGGCctgttggcctacaaaaaaaaaaaaaacaaggcacTCAACTCCTACGGCTTCCCAAAATAGTTAAGAAGATAAAAACATGGTAAGCAGGAAACTGATGTTCTAGAAACAAGGCTCACACAATCAAAGGTGGCTAACAGCACTCGGTTGGAGCACAAAAATCACAATCTGTAGCATGACATATTCACCAGCTAACACACAGtatcaaacacacaaacagccaTGAGCAATCAATCAAAGAGGCAGAGAGAGCTCCCTCCAGTGGAATACCGGGGGAATTTATAGTCCGGGTTTCTTCTCTGGTTCAACCAGCCAGCAGCCTCGGATTATACCCAGGACCAATCCTGAAAGAGAAGAAGACAGCAGGAACACAACCAAGCCAAAGTATAACATTACGTCATAGATGTAACAATGCTGAtcaatttatttagattttattttgttaacattatcgtctaacatttaaaattgggagtatatttttttaaacaatcatcAACAGTTTCAATTTGGATTTTTATAAAAACCAtatgaattcaaataaatttaaattctttattgtcactactgtatatacacaggtATCAGAGTGAAAGTCTTGGATGCAGTTATGTTGTGACAGGAAAGACCAGAATCCACAAAACACTAACTGCATAGTGTACATGTAATGCACATTATTCTAATAATATACATTCTTATACAAAATGCACAAGTACATAATATACAGAATGTTtaaaattcatatatatttaaaagacGCAAAGATCCTTTGAACAGTTCCTGTTACAGTACGAGTAAGAAAACAGTGACTGGTTGGGTACATTATGTGGTAACAGAGTGCAATATCAGTCTTCACAGGGATAGCCCACCACACCTCACCATctcttatcatttactcactttcattGCCATCCTAAATGTATATGACTACCTTTCGTAACATAAAGACAAACAAAGACTCCATCTTTGTGCATCCATGTAATACAAGTGGATTGTAACCCATGCATGTTTGACAGTTGGTTGGAAGCGTTAAAACAGTTAGTAATATTTTTCTTATCcattgtttcacttcagaaaacattgattcatccactaGGGTATCCCCTTAAAGGCAGGGTAGGtgatttgttttgaaaaaaaatgtttttattaattttttttctatgctGGTTTAAAGTCATTTCACactgatgacaaaaaaaagaaaaagttctcTCATAAATGAATCCTCATGTGTTTTTTAAGGAATATTTTACGTCTGAAGCtatttccacactgatcacatttgaatggcttttctccagtgtgaattctcaagTGGACTATTAAGCCTCCTTTTTGAAGGAAACCCTTTCCACACTGAAGGCATGTGTAAGGCTTCTTTCCAGTGTGAACGCTCGTGTGGAGTTCAAGACTTTGTTTTTTAGCGAAAATTTTTCCACATTGTTGGCAgttgaaaggcttctctccagtatgagcTCTCATGTGGACTGTAAGGTTTCCTTGCTGAtcgaaactctttccacactgagggcataTGAACGGCTTTTCTCCGGTGTGAACTCTCATATGGACTTCAAGGTTTCCTTTTTTAGAGAAAcgctttccacactgagggcaaaTGAACGGCTTTTCTCCACTGTGGACTATCATGTGAGCTTTAAGGTTTCTATTTTGatcaaaactctttccacactgaaggcatgtgaaaggcttttctccagtgtgagctctcatgtggactttaagggcttcttttttaatgaaaccatttccacactgttggcaggtgaaaggcttctctccggtgtgaattctcatgtggaccaTTAAGCTTCCTTGTTGACAGAAACTCCTGCCACACTGAGGGCATATGTAAGGCTTCTTTCCATTATGAATGCTCATATGGGTTGTAAGAGCTCCTTTTTGAAcgaaactttttccacattgttgGCAGGTAAAAGGcctttctccagtgtgaactctcatgtgggcATCAAGGTTTCCTTTGCTGGtgtaactctttccacactgttggcagatGTAAGGACTCTCTCCAgagtgaattctcatgtgtgCCTTAAGACTTTCTTTTAGagagaaactctttccacactgctGGCAAATGAAAggcctctctccagtgtgagcTCTCATGTGGTTTTTAAGACtttgtttttgagtgaaactctttccacacaactggcatgtgtaaggcttctctccagtgtgaattctcatgtgcctGTTAAGGCTTCGTTTTGTAGACATACTtattccacactgttggcaggtgaaaggcttctctccactGTGAACTATCATGTGAGCTTTAAGGTTTCTATTTTGAtcaaaactcttcccacactgaggACAAGTGTAAgacttctctccagtgtgaattctcatgtgtctTTCAAGTGATCCTTTTTGAATGAAACCTTTTCCACATTGTTGGCAGGTAAAAGGCTTTTCTCCAATGTGAACTTTCCTGCGGGCTTTAAGGATTCTATGTTGATCAAAACTCTTTCCAGTATGTGAGCAACTAAACAAATTTTCTCCAGTTATGAATTCATGTTTCTCATACTGatctttgtctttcttttcatttagttcTGGACTCTCCACTTTCAGCAGCATCAGGTCTAAGGTGAAAAGAGACCAAAACAAGTTAACCCCAGTTTAATGGCACAAAGCAACAGACATCAAGACATATAATgcatcaaaaccaacaacatgtagACTAGATCCTACACATTAAACCAGAGGTCCTCAAGCCAGAGAAACCCACTGTCTTGGAGATTTTAGCTAAAAGCTCTTCAGAATCACATAGGCAATTGTGCTGAAGCAGGTTGGAAATAAACTTTGCAGGGCAGTGGGTCTCTAGAGGCCCGTTTCAGATGAGGTTAAGTGAAAACTCTGAGCATGTTAACCCTGAAATgagggaaactctgggttttccGTTTCAGAATGGGAGGTATATCAAACCTGAGAAAGCAAGTTAGGTCAAGCCCGTTTCTGAAAGGGAGGCAACTTATACTCAGagtcagttaccatggtaacttactCTGTGAACCTAACCTGGTCAGGAGCAGGTTTTCTTCGATAAACCCAGAGTTTCTTTCAGTCTCCTCCCCATTTTTAAAGTGTAAGCAATGCTtttcttagtatttttgtcttatttcaagtgcaaatatctaatatttcctgaatcaaaatgcattttctatataagtaaaataatacaagatatttagtcttgtttcctgtaaaattatctgccagtggaataataaaataatcttaatgcaaacagaaaacaagattataCGGAGTGTCTATTATTACTAAGTGCAAATTTACACAGCTCTACCCGCAAATGCCACGGGGTTAAAAAAGTGTGCGGAGTTCACCGGCTTCAGTGGTGTAGGCAGTAACATGTAAGGCATGTAAGAGCTAACATGTGACACTATTGGCCCAGTTTCGAATCCGCCTTTCCTTTTCTTCCCCCTTTTccccatcacatatcacatcagaaaggcatttattttcaataaaaatgaagaaaatgttctaaaagtggaagtaaagtgcctaacaagttCAATAATGATACaagtatttataattttaataaatataatcatttacacatttatttaggtgcaaatagtatgtaTTTGCCAATAcaaagtgtaaatagcatctaattactatttacacttattgcaaagaactgctgCTTTAACAtggtaaatagaatatatcactattttcaatataagtgtaaatagcatctacagctatttgcaTTCACTGTAACTAGCATCtattgctaagaaaatatgctatttccacttagtgtaaatagctgCTGCCTTATTTTTCTTAtcccattggcagataatttgcaaaataagaaaatgaacttatataaaataattataaaaataatttaattatttattgccTGTGGGATACCATGATAATGAATAGTAGTTCAATAACTTATTGTTCTGCTAGTTGTCACATGTGATATTATAACAGTGATAAAAATTAAACTTGTATTGACTCAGAagtaggcttttttttttttttttgtcgggttctgttgccatggtgaattTCTGAGCTCCATTGATCATGGCTTTTCATAGTCATGGTGCACgcgcttaaagggatagttcacccaaaaatgaaaatttggatGCGTAAGGCAGTtagacatagtggtgttttagaagtgaaaaattatataaatactgttcggtttctcgcacaaaccgatcgttttgtgtcttaggacatcaatgtgtcgtcacgagctgcagggtttaatttggatttgtctgtgcatgtttttttgactcttatagatggagttaccattgacaagcattatacgactgacagaccgcaacggttgaagttaaaaataattatttgtgttctactgaagaaacaaagtcacctacatcttggatgccctgggggtaagcagataaacatcaaattttcatttttgggtgaactatccctttaactctgAGTTAACCTACTCAGAGTTGATTGAAGTAACTCaattcagctgttctgaaacCAAAAACTCAGAGTTTCCCATCTCAAAGTAAGTGAACTCAGGAGTTCAAGTTTTCtcatggccgatttcaaaacactgcttcatgaagcttcggagcgttatgaatcttttgtttaaatcagcggttcagagcgccaaagtcacgtgatttcagcagtttgacacgcgatccgaatcatgattcgacacgctgattcataacgctccgaagcttcatgaagcagtgttttgaaatcggccatcactatataagtcgttattttggtttttttggtgcaccaaaaatattctcgtcgctttataatattaatattgaaccactgtactcacatgaactgatttaaatatgtttttagtacctttatggatcttgagagaggaaatgtcattgctggctatgcaggcactgagccatcggatttcaacaaaaatatcttaatttgtgttctgaagatgaacgaaggtcttacgggtgtggaactgcatgagggtgagtaaaaaatgacattgttttcatttttgggtgaactaaccctttaagaaccaCTGGAGCAACTCTACCCAGAAGAGCAGACATGGAACAAAAACACATGCCAATAGCAAATAAATTAAGAACATGTACTGAACAAAATAGTTAagctttgagaatgaaaccaacctgtttgttcctcagtatcttcttgtttcacactgaatgtttcttcaatcttaATGTCTTGACTCTCTCTCCCTTTTATAAACACCATCTTTGTTTGTCTTGCAGTATCTTCTCGTTTTACTCTGAATGCTTCTTCAGTCTTCGTGTCTtcactctctttttctttaataaatgcCAAAAActctttaataaacgccatctttataatagtgtcACGTGGATCTCAGTTGTTTCACCAGgagtttttttctgtgtttggaCACTCTGTCCTGTTTAAGAtgagaataattaacagaaagaaaaataatccaAACTAAATCTcagggtgtgtctcaatcaacTCCCTAGTTCAGTAATCAGTGCACTGGTAAGGGTGTCAGTCAGAGTTAGAGTTGATGGCTTTAAATGACCTGATtagccaataaataaataaatcaaaactagcactacaaataaacaataaagaacataagttttagaaaaaaatacaaacatgtaatatttagttatgattagatatttaattgaaagagtacactttcatgaaagtttaacatgtttattttaaaacaaagtttaaataaGGCGGGCCGACgacttcaacagaagcaaatactaACAACCTTGTAACTCACATTAAGGCTGTCTTTAAAAGTTTAtaagttattattaaaaatcagtttccctatggagaaaatgaatggagttttcaCTTCTGGAACCAGACTGTTGCGCTCTATAGTGTGCAGAAATTTAGGTGCATAGGAAGttagaaagaaaacatttaaaaaagggTCAGAGgtattcaattttatttgtggttaaataaatgtacatgcTGTCCAATGATATGATGAAAAGAACTATAAGGAGTAATGTCAGATTCTGTATAAAAGGCAAAAGTcatgtttgaaacattttgaaaatctccGTTTCTCTCATCATTACTTGCCATTGACCGAATTCGTGTTATTGACAAACTGATTCACGATATAGGGAGCCAAATGAGACGCACCTTTTTGTTACTCATGTGTGGATGCGCTttactgacaaaaaaataacGTTCATTAATGTTGTAAAGCATTGCGATGTCACATTCAataacaattaattaattttatatcgcttgtaaaaactataaaattGCCTTAAAGGTTTCTATCgatttaaacactttaaaagcttaaaaataCTAACCTTCCTCCAACCGAATCACAGCGCGACGCAGTCTTATGACGTACCGTCATtagatcaaaataaaagtcccatgTAGTGCTGAGAAATTTAAGTGCATAGAAAgttacatgtaaaaaaaaaaaaaaaaaaaaaaatccaattatatgataaaaaataaagagtaatatttcacattctGACATTTCTGAGTATAGAACTATCCCAGGGGTTGGAaactttttcaacattttttttttttttttaaagttttgtttgatgaatttatttttaaacgaTTAAAAGAAGCAcagcaaaaaatattaatttattattatataaaaacaaggtttttttttaataaaatcaaaccTTTATTAGGCcacagaaacaaaaacaaatcaatagGCAATCATTTTGCAATATGTTAATTAATTGTGGAAAAACTTTGTATCCTCCTTGAATTATTTTTCTTGACTTTGTAAATGAGACTCATATATCCTATcatatatatgaaaaattatCAAGAGAGTAGTGTTGTAGTACTCAAGACCATTCTCGAGATGATTTTTTATGGGTCTGGGTTTTGAGGCTTGCATCGGTCTCGACTGCATTTGTACTCTAAAAGGACTCTGGATCAGTcctcactgatgaacatctttggttttaatgagaaaaaaaaactatacaaggGTGGATTAGAACCTAGAACTCTGGGTTCTGTGTTaccgtttcaatgcattatacgactgacagaccgcaacggttggagttaaaaatcatcatttgtgttctactgaagaaacaaagtcacctacatcttggatgccctaaacagataaacatcaaattttcatttttgggtgaactatccctttaatacagaTACATCGCACATACAGATCCACATCTTGAGGTAATCATTAATCATAGTAGGCTCAACTTGTTTTATTAGGTTAGGagctataaatatgattaaagtgCGAGATTTAAATTGCACAAGTCAATGAAGGCACGCAACTCTGAAAgcacaaacacagcacatcacACGCACACAAAAATTACTGACTGACTTATAGCTTGTTCCGCTATTTCTTGCGCTTAGCTTTGAGATGAAACAAAGTTAATGGTATACATTTCAGAGGTATCAAGTACATAAAGTCTCCTTAAACATTCCACACAGGTCACAATGATGGTGATTCATGTGAAAACTCCTTTCATTCAGGTCGTTTCATGTTTCAAGGAGCTCAGCATGTCTTTAGCAAGGTGACTCAACTGCCGAAAATGAAACAGAAAGTTCAGTGTCGCATCCTGAAGCTCAACACACAAGTTTTCTTCATTGAAAATAGCAAGACTAAATTATATTACCAGTGCTGATGCCACTCTCTCTCCCATTGCAGTCTTTAATCTTAATATtagctgatgataaataaaataaagcccATTCTATTGCTGTCGTTGATGTGAATTTGactgaattaaaacaaattttatgGAAAACTGCTTCCATCTTAATGTTGGAAAACACTTTTAGATCAGAATAGTTTCTCTTAAGCTTGTGTATATGTTTAGTTAAAGTCAAGTTATTAAACAATGTAggttcttttgtgttttatataatgagCATTATGAGGTGCTCTAGGAAGCTTTCCTCAGTGATGGCAGGTTTAAGGCTTCTCTCAaatgtgaattctcatgtgcctGTTAAAGCTTCCTTTTTGAgcgaaactctttccacattgagagcatgtgtaaggtttctctccagtgtgagttcTCATGTGGCTTTCAAGGCTTCCTTTTTTAGTGAAACTTTTCCCAcattgttggcaggtgaaaggcttctctccagtatgaattctcatgtgaactGCAAGATTTCCTTGTTGatcaaaactctttccacactgagggcatacgaatggcttttctccagtgtgaactctcatatGGACCTCAAGGTTTCCTTTTttagtgaaactctttccacactgttggcaggtgaaaggcttctctccagtgtgaactctcatgtggactATAAGGTTTCTATGTTGATCAAAACATTTTCCACACTGAGCGCATTTGAacggcttttctccagtgtgaattctcatgtgcctGTTAAGGCTTCCCTTTTGAATAAacctctttccacactgaagacatgtgaatggcttctctccagtatgaagtcTCATGTGCCTTTTAAGGGTTCCTTTTTGAACAAAACTCGTTCCACAATGAGGGCAAGTGAATggcctctctccagtgtgaattctcatgtggactctAAGGTTTTTGTTTCGAATAAaattctttccacactgttggcaggtgaaattACTTTTAGCTCCtgtcttttgagctcttttttgTGAGAAAGATTTTTCAGTCTGTGAGCAAATAAAGTGTCCAGTTAAGAAATCATTATGTTTCTCATAATGACCTTTCACTTCCATTTCATTCAGTTCTTGACTCTCCTCTTTCAGTGGCATCAGGTCTACGgcaaaaagagaccaaaacaaGTTAACAACAGTTTAATGGCACCATACAACAGGCATCAAAACATTTAGACATATAATgcatcaaaaccaacaacatATAGGCTAGATCCTACCAACTAATGCCGGGAACATACTACATGATTTTCAAAGTTGTCTGATTGCTGTCCTTCTCACACTACACGACTGTCTagggcagggttgccaggttttctcaacaaaacctgcccaattgcttctcaaaactagcccaatcgcatttcaggggggtACCCCGGTAAAAATTGTGTtctggggggtaaaatccacatttctggcagggttcccctggtaaaatttgcattccaaaggctaaatatcatgttactTGGAGTCGCCTCAACCCGCAGACATGAAAAACCACCCGCGGAAACAGTGTTAAAGTGGCCCAATtcttggcaacactggtcaGGGGTATCATTTAGTTGCTGTTGGGTGCACATTACATGACGGATTGGCGACAACGTGTGAGGCGGGAATCGAAAGTCACACATTACACAAAATTTCAATAGGGAGAATTGTCAACAACTAACTACATACGAGAAGTCATACAGGAAATAACAGAAGATGAAGAGACTGGATTTCTTCCTGTTAAAAAAGGTAGgtggggggggtgggggggggggggggggtggggggggagTGTATGAAGGAGAGAATGGTTGCTGGTCGCAATGTCAATTCCAGTCAAAACACttttcacactgcaggactcagaaccagatatttagcatgctaaatatTTAACGGGTGTCAGCGACGCATTAGCGCTTCTTTCAGGTTGTGCCTTTGATCGTATACACTGCATTTTTCACTCATGTGAACGAGCACTGATTTACCTCCGATTTGGGGCATTTGTCAGTAATTTCCACAAAACTGTCTGTAAGTGAAAATTGGAGCTGCAAAACTACTGCAGTTTGTACCCGGCATAAGATACTGAAAGAGATTTTACATGTTATCTCAGAACATCTTGTCAATATTGTTAATTCTTAGCGTTagtttatgataaacattttgtaagctttatatTTTAATAGCTGAACGCAACTTTAAACTAAAGGATTTATACTTTCATTAATTTGATACGCTACTCCACATAGGAAGAACAGACATGCCAACTAGGCTAATATACATATAGCTGAAGCAGATTGATATCGTCTTGGTCTGGAGCGAGGTTTACATAAGGTAACGTAAAAATAATTGGGGCAATCTGCCAAATCCCCAAAGTTCCATTTTCTACCACAGATATGCATTGGAAATCTGTGGCCCGCTGCCCCGCTTAGTATCATAACACATGCCTGCCAAAGCCgcatgttaatttttaatatatcctgctcactttacgacttaaaatagtctagaaaatctgaaaaacattTGTTATAAAATTCTGAACACGTTTACAATTTATCACTGAT
The Ctenopharyngodon idella isolate HZGC_01 chromosome 4, HZGC01, whole genome shotgun sequence genome window above contains:
- the LOC127511404 gene encoding gastrula zinc finger protein XlCGF57.1-like isoform X3; the encoded protein is MLLKVESPELNEKKDKDQYEKHEFITGENLFSCSHTGKSFDQHRILKARRKVHIGEKPFTCQQCGKGFIQKGSLERHMRIHTGEKSYTCPQCGKSFDQNRNLKAHMIVHSGEKPFTCQQCGISMSTKRSLNRHMRIHTGEKPYTCQLCGKSFTQKQSLKNHMRAHTGERPFICQQCGKSFSLKESLKAHMRIHSGESPYICQQCGKSYTSKGNLDAHMRVHTGERPFTCQQCGKSFVQKGALTTHMSIHNGKKPYICPQCGRSFCQQGSLMVHMRIHTGEKPFTCQQCGNGFIKKEALKVHMRAHTGEKPFTCLQCGKSFDQNRNLKAHMIVHSGEKPFICPQCGKRFSKKGNLEVHMRVHTGEKPFICPQCGKSFDQQGNLTVHMRAHTGEKPFNCQQCGKIFAKKQSLELHTSVHTGKKPYTCLQCGKGFLQKGGLIVHLRIHTGEKPFKCDQCGNSFRRKIFLKKHMRIHL
- the LOC127511404 gene encoding gastrula zinc finger protein XlCGF57.1-like isoform X1, with translation MAFIKEFLAFIKEKESEDTKTEEAFRVKREDTARQTKMVFIKGRESQDIKIEETFSVKQEDTEEQTDLMLLKVESPELNEKKDKDQYEKHEFITGENLFSCSHTGKSFDQHRILKARRKVHIGEKPFTCQQCGKGFIQKGSLERHMRIHTGEKSYTCPQCGKSFDQNRNLKAHMIVHSGEKPFTCQQCGISMSTKRSLNRHMRIHTGEKPYTCQLCGKSFTQKQSLKNHMRAHTGERPFICQQCGKSFSLKESLKAHMRIHSGESPYICQQCGKSYTSKGNLDAHMRVHTGERPFTCQQCGKSFVQKGALTTHMSIHNGKKPYICPQCGRSFCQQGSLMVHMRIHTGEKPFTCQQCGNGFIKKEALKVHMRAHTGEKPFTCLQCGKSFDQNRNLKAHMIVHSGEKPFICPQCGKRFSKKGNLEVHMRVHTGEKPFICPQCGKSFDQQGNLTVHMRAHTGEKPFNCQQCGKIFAKKQSLELHTSVHTGKKPYTCLQCGKGFLQKGGLIVHLRIHTGEKPFKCDQCGNSFRRKIFLKKHMRIHL
- the LOC127511404 gene encoding gastrula zinc finger protein XlCGF57.1-like isoform X2 — encoded protein: MMFIKEENEEMRIEEAFSMKQEDTEEQTKKAFIKEESEDVKTEETFRVKHEDTEEQTDLMLLKVESPELNEKKDKDQYEKHEFITGENLFSCSHTGKSFDQHRILKARRKVHIGEKPFTCQQCGKGFIQKGSLERHMRIHTGEKSYTCPQCGKSFDQNRNLKAHMIVHSGEKPFTCQQCGISMSTKRSLNRHMRIHTGEKPYTCQLCGKSFTQKQSLKNHMRAHTGERPFICQQCGKSFSLKESLKAHMRIHSGESPYICQQCGKSYTSKGNLDAHMRVHTGERPFTCQQCGKSFVQKGALTTHMSIHNGKKPYICPQCGRSFCQQGSLMVHMRIHTGEKPFTCQQCGNGFIKKEALKVHMRAHTGEKPFTCLQCGKSFDQNRNLKAHMIVHSGEKPFICPQCGKRFSKKGNLEVHMRVHTGEKPFICPQCGKSFDQQGNLTVHMRAHTGEKPFNCQQCGKIFAKKQSLELHTSVHTGKKPYTCLQCGKGFLQKGGLIVHLRIHTGEKPFKCDQCGNSFRRKIFLKKHMRIHL
- the LOC127511404 gene encoding gastrula zinc finger protein XlCGF8.2DB-like isoform X4 produces the protein MMFIKEENEEMRIEEAFSMKQEDTEEQTKKAFIKEESEDVKTEETFRVKHEDTEEQTDLMPLKEESQELNEMEVKGHYEKHNDFLTGHFICSQTEKSFSQKRAQKTGAKSNFTCQQCGKNFIRNKNLRVHMRIHTGERPFTCPHCGTSFVQKGTLKRHMRLHTGEKPFTCLQCGKRFIQKGSLNRHMRIHTGEKPFKCAQCGKCFDQHRNLIVHMRVHTGEKPFTCQQCGKSFTKKGNLEVHMRVHTGEKPFVCPQCGKSFDQQGNLAVHMRIHTGEKPFTCQQCGKSFTKKGSLESHMRTHTGEKPYTCSQCGKSFAQKGSFNRHMRIHI